ATCTTCATGGTCATCGTGCTCGACGGCCTCTTCGCCATCTTCTTCGCCGGGGTGGATTACTGACGATGAGCATGGCCGCGCCCGCGAAGGAACCGATCATCAGTGTGCGCGATCTCGTCGTGGGCTTTGGCGACCGGCTGGTGATGAACGGCCTCAGTCTCGACGTCTATCCCGGCGAGGTGCTGGGTTTCGTCGGCGGGTCGGGGCAGGGCAAATCCGTGCTCACCCGCGCAATTCTCGGGCTCGTGCCCAAGCGCGCCGGGAGCATCCGCGTTTTCGGCCAGGACCGCGACAGCCTTGCCCCCGCCGCGCGCCGCGCGCTGGAGCAGCGATGGGGCGTCCTGTTCCAGAACGGCGCGCTGTTTTCGGGACTGACGGTGAAGCAGAACATCCAGATGCCGATGCGCGAGTCGCGCGAGCTGTCGCCCCGGCTGATGGATGAACTCGCCATGCTCAAGATCGAGCTCGTCGGCCTGAAGCCGGACGCGGCGGACAAGTTCCCGTCGGAACTCTCGGGCGGCATGGTCAAGCGCGCGGCGCTGGCGCGCGCGCTGGCGCTCGATCCCGAACTCGTGTTCCTCGACGAGCCGACCTCGGGTCTCGATCCGATCGGCGCCGCGGAATTCGACCAGCTCATCGGCACGTTGCAGGAAACGCTCGGCCTGACCGTGTTCATGGTGACCCATGATCTCGACAGTCTCTACGCGATCTGCGACCGTGTGGCCGCGCTCGCGGAGGGTCGGGTGATCGCGGCCGGGACGCTCGACGATCTGCTCAAATCCGATCATCCCTGGCTGCAAGCCTATTTCCACGGCGTTCGGGGCAGCCGCCTGGTCGCCTCGTCGGCGGGCTAGTTAATGTCGCGCTTCATCCGGCGGAAGCGCTCCTGAGGGAAGAACATATGGAAACCCGCGCCAATTACGCTTTGATCGGCGCCTTCACGCTGTCGATGATCTTCGCCGCCTTCGGTTTCGTCTACTGGTTTTCCGGGGCGAGCCAGAGCGGCAAGCAGGAAATCTTTCAGATCGTCTTCTCCGGCGCGGTCTCCGGCCTCTCGCGCGGCTCCGCTGTTCTGTTCAATGGCGTCAAGGTCGGCGAGGTGACGCATCTCGCGATTTCCGAGAAGGACCCGAGCAAGGTCGACGTGCTCGTCAAGATCGATGAGCGCACGCCGGTCAAGACCAATACACGCGCAAGGCTGGAGACGCGCGGCTTCACCGGCGTCTCCGACGTGCTGCTCGTTGGCGGCACCCCTGGCGCGCCCGATCTGACGGTGGTGGCGGGCGAGCGCTACCCGCAAATTCTCGCCGAACGCTCGGAGATGCAGAATCTCCTCGGCAATGTGCAAAGCCTCTCGACCAAGGCGGCCGAAGTGCTGGTCAAGCTCGACCGGCTGCTCGACGAAAACAGGGACACGATCAGCGGGACGCTGAAGAACGCCGAGACCTTCACCAAGACGCTCGCAGATAATTCCGGGCAGGTTGCGGCCTTCATCAAGGACGCCGCCGAGGCCGCCCATGCGCTCAAGCCCGTGGCGGCGCGTCTCGACAAGTTTCTGGCGGCGGGCGAGCAGACCATCAAGGCGATTGATCCCAAGCAGCTCAAGACGATCACCGGCAACATCGCGGGCGCCTCCGCCAACCTCAAGAGCTTCTCGGCCACCGGCCTGCGCCAGTACGAGCAGCTCGCCGTCGACGCCCGCAGGGCCGTCGACGCGCTGGATTCGGCGATCAAGTCGATCGAGCGCGATCCCTCGCAATTCATCTGGGGGCCGGCGCAGCAGACGCCGGAATACAGAGGAAAGTGATTTTTGGCGCTGACATTCAGGGACCGGGCGGCCGACCGATAAAAAACGAATTTCCCTCCTGCGCGAGACTGCTTAGAAGAAGGAACGGCGTTTCGGCCCGGGGCGGACGGCGCAGGATGCGGATGAGCGACAGATTGGCAGGCAGGAGAACAGGGTTCCGCGCGCTTTTGTGCGCGGTCGCGGCCCTGTCGGCGGCCGGCTGCGCGCAGGGCCCGCGCCAGGCCTTCGATCTCGCCGCCGCGGCCGGAACGCTGCCCCGCGCCGAACACGGCGGGCCGGGTCTGGTCGTGCGCGAGATCACCGCGGCGCCGCCCACGGGCTCCGCCCGCATCGTGGTGCGGGAGGCCGACGGCAGCGTCTTCATCCTGCCCGAGGCGGAATGGACCGCGCCGCTGCCGCGTCTGCTGCGCGACCGCATGGTCGAGGCCCTCCAACGGGCGGGCGTGGCCGCCGCGGCCTATGGGCTCGCGGGCACGGCGCTGGCGACGGACGTCCGCCGCTTCGAGATCGACGTGGCCCGCAATGTCGCGGTGGTGGAGCTCTCGGCGCGGCTGATGGACGCGAATACAGGGGCGGTGCGCGCCGTCCAGAGCTTTGTCGCCGAGGCGCCGGCGCCCCAGCACACGGGCGCGCCCGCCGTCATGGCGCTCACCGAAGCGGCGGGACAGGCGCTCGCGCGTCTCGCCACCTGGGCGCGGGCGAAAGTCTGACCGCGCGCCCGCTGCAAAACCAGCGGCGATGCAGCGGTTTCCCACGGGCCGCGTGGCCGTTAGACGCCGCAAAAGGGGCTAGCGCGGCGCCCAAGCGGGTGCTAATCGAGCGCTGAACAAATAGGCGTCCGGCCTCGGGTCGGACGGGTAAGGGCCGGCGGCCGCCGGATTTTTTCAGGGAAGAGACGCGCGTCATGGTGAAGATGAGCTTCGACGACACCGCCACCCGCTACGGCGCCGAACCGGGCGGCGGCGCGCCGACCAAGGTCAAGATCACCTTCGTCGATTCTCACGGTCAGGCCCGGACGGTCGAGGGCGAGGTCGGCTCCACTGTCATGGAGACCGCGCGCCGCAACGACATTCCCGAGATCGCCGCCGAATGCGGCGGCGCCTGCGCCTGCGCCACCTGCCATGTCTATGTCGACGAGAAGTGGACCGAGAAGACCGGCAAGCCCTCGCAGATGGAAGAGGACATGCTCGACTTCGCCTTCGACGTGAAGCCGAATTCGCGCCTGTGCTGCCAGATCACGGTGCGCCCGGAACTCGACGGCCTGGTGGTCAATACGCCGGCCCAGCAGGGCTAAAGCGCGTTCCGCCGACGCGGACGACCGTTCGGCGCTGGAAGGCGCGCAAGATACAAAAGGGCGGGGCCCCGGTCCGATTCCATCGGGCCGGGAAATGCGCCGGGGCCCATGCGGCGGCGTCTTGCCGCTGCGGATTCGTGTTGCATCGCGCCACGAATACGATAGACGAACCCGAGAGGCGGCGGATGAAAAAGCGTCCGCCGGTCGGCTGGCCGCGTTCGATTGTCCTCCCCCCGGTTTCTGCGCGGACCGTTTCCGACCGCCCCCGCCCGAGCGGGCGAGCCCCCGTGAGACAATTGAGGATTTGAGACATGAACCAGCTCAATGAAGCCGCGATCGAAACCGATGTCGTCATCGTCGGCGCCGGCCCGGCCGGTCTGTTCGCGGTGTTCGAGCTGGGACTGCTCGACATCAAGTGCCATGTCATCGACATTCTGCCCCGCGCCGGCGGCCAGTGCTCGGAACTTTATCCCGAGAAGCCGATCTACGACATTCCGGGCCTGCCGATCGTCACCGGGCAGGAACTGACCGACAATCTCATGAAGCAGATCGAGCCCTTCGGCCCGACCTTCCACTTCAATGAAATGGTCGAGACGCTCACCTCTCTCGGCACGGCGGAAAAGCCCTCCTTCCGGCTCACCACCGACGCCGGCAAGGTCTTCATGGCCAAGGTCGTCATCATCGCGGCCGGCGGCGGCTCGTTCCAGCCCAAGAAGCCGCCGATTCCCACGATCGAGCAATATGAGAACAAGTCGGTCTTCTACGCCGTGCGCCGCATGGAGGACTTCCGCGACAAGGACGTGGTGATCGTCGGCGGCGGCGATTCGGCGCTCGACTGGACGCTGAACCTTCAGCCCGTCGCGCGAAGCCTCACGCTGGTCCATCGCCGCGACGCCTTCCGCGCCGCGCCGCATTCGGTCTCCGCGATGCAGGACCTCGTGAAGGAAGGCAAGATTTCCTTCCGTCTCGGCCAGATCACCTCTGTTACGGGCGCCGACGGCCAGCTCGAGAGCGTCGTCCTGAAGGGCAATGACGGGGTTGAGCAGACGCTCTCCTGCCATCGCATGATGCCCTTCTTCGGCCTGACCATGAAGCTCGGTCCGGTCGCCGAATGGGGCCTCCAGCTCAATGAAAACCTGATCCCGGTCGACACCGAGAAGTTCGAGACCAGCCACCCCGGCATCTTCGCCGTCGGCGACATCAATTATTATCCGGGCAAGCTGAAGCTCATTCTCTCGGGCTTCCACGAGGGCGCGCTCGCGGCGCAAAAGGCCCATCGCTACATCTATCCCGAGAAGAAGCTGCTGTTCCAATACACGACGTCGTCGACGAACCTGCAAAAGAAGCTCGGCGTCTCCTGACGGAGGTGGCGGTTTGCGTCCAGACGCTGGCGCTTTCCGGGATCGCGCCCGATTCCTGGCCGGCGCTCGCTGATCTGCTGGATGATGCGGAGCGCGCCCGTGCGGCGCGCTTTGCTTTTGAGGACGATCGTCAGGCCTATGTCGCCGCCCATGCGCTGCTGCGCGTGACGCTCTCCGAAATGGCCGGCGGCGCGCCGCAGGACTGGCGCTTCGCGGCCGCGCGGCTCGGCAAGCCCTACCTCATCGATCCGCCCAAGGACCTGCGCTTCAGCGTGACCCATGCCCGCGGCATGGTCGCCGTGGCGATTGCGGAAGGCGTCGAGATCGGCGTCGACGTCGAGCCCGCGAACCGGCGCGCCGAAAGCATGAAACTCGCCCAGCGCTTCTTTGCGCCGGAAGAAACGTCGCTGCTGCGCGCGCTCGACGGCGCGGCGCGGCGGGACGCGTTCTTCGCAATCTGGACGCTCAAGGAGGCGGTCGTGAAGGCGACCGGCGAGGGCCTTTCGCGCGGGCTCGACAGTTTCACGATTCATCTCGATCCGCCGCGCATGACGATGCCTGACGATCCGGGCGCGTGGCGGCTCGAACACTGGCGGCGTGGCGATTATCACCTGGCGCTTGCCGGGCGCTGCGCGTCGTGGGACGTGGCGCTTGTCGAGCGGGAGGCGGGGGCGCTGCTTGGGTAGCTCACGCTGAAAGGCCCCCTCCCTGACCCTCGCCCGCTTCGCGGGAGAGGGGATTCGCTCACATCGACATTCGCGATGAAGGCGCCAATCTGCTCCCTCTCCCGCGAAGCGGGGGAGGGGTGGGGAGGGGGTTTCGGCAGTTAAAACGGCAGGTTGAACACCCGCGACGGCACCAGCGCGCCCTCGACGACCTCGCCGAAAGCGACCGGCGCGCCCCCACAGGCCGCGTAAACCACGCCGCC
The DNA window shown above is from Methylocystis echinoides and carries:
- a CDS encoding ABC transporter ATP-binding protein, which gives rise to MSMAAPAKEPIISVRDLVVGFGDRLVMNGLSLDVYPGEVLGFVGGSGQGKSVLTRAILGLVPKRAGSIRVFGQDRDSLAPAARRALEQRWGVLFQNGALFSGLTVKQNIQMPMRESRELSPRLMDELAMLKIELVGLKPDAADKFPSELSGGMVKRAALARALALDPELVFLDEPTSGLDPIGAAEFDQLIGTLQETLGLTVFMVTHDLDSLYAICDRVAALAEGRVIAAGTLDDLLKSDHPWLQAYFHGVRGSRLVASSAG
- a CDS encoding MlaD family protein, which gives rise to METRANYALIGAFTLSMIFAAFGFVYWFSGASQSGKQEIFQIVFSGAVSGLSRGSAVLFNGVKVGEVTHLAISEKDPSKVDVLVKIDERTPVKTNTRARLETRGFTGVSDVLLVGGTPGAPDLTVVAGERYPQILAERSEMQNLLGNVQSLSTKAAEVLVKLDRLLDENRDTISGTLKNAETFTKTLADNSGQVAAFIKDAAEAAHALKPVAARLDKFLAAGEQTIKAIDPKQLKTITGNIAGASANLKSFSATGLRQYEQLAVDARRAVDALDSAIKSIERDPSQFIWGPAQQTPEYRGK
- a CDS encoding ABC-type transport auxiliary lipoprotein family protein — translated: MSDRLAGRRTGFRALLCAVAALSAAGCAQGPRQAFDLAAAAGTLPRAEHGGPGLVVREITAAPPTGSARIVVREADGSVFILPEAEWTAPLPRLLRDRMVEALQRAGVAAAAYGLAGTALATDVRRFEIDVARNVAVVELSARLMDANTGAVRAVQSFVAEAPAPQHTGAPAVMALTEAAGQALARLATWARAKV
- a CDS encoding 2Fe-2S iron-sulfur cluster-binding protein: MVKMSFDDTATRYGAEPGGGAPTKVKITFVDSHGQARTVEGEVGSTVMETARRNDIPEIAAECGGACACATCHVYVDEKWTEKTGKPSQMEEDMLDFAFDVKPNSRLCCQITVRPELDGLVVNTPAQQG
- a CDS encoding NAD(P)/FAD-dependent oxidoreductase; its protein translation is MNQLNEAAIETDVVIVGAGPAGLFAVFELGLLDIKCHVIDILPRAGGQCSELYPEKPIYDIPGLPIVTGQELTDNLMKQIEPFGPTFHFNEMVETLTSLGTAEKPSFRLTTDAGKVFMAKVVIIAAGGGSFQPKKPPIPTIEQYENKSVFYAVRRMEDFRDKDVVIVGGGDSALDWTLNLQPVARSLTLVHRRDAFRAAPHSVSAMQDLVKEGKISFRLGQITSVTGADGQLESVVLKGNDGVEQTLSCHRMMPFFGLTMKLGPVAEWGLQLNENLIPVDTEKFETSHPGIFAVGDINYYPGKLKLILSGFHEGALAAQKAHRYIYPEKKLLFQYTTSSTNLQKKLGVS
- a CDS encoding 4'-phosphopantetheinyl transferase family protein translates to MAVCVQTLALSGIAPDSWPALADLLDDAERARAARFAFEDDRQAYVAAHALLRVTLSEMAGGAPQDWRFAAARLGKPYLIDPPKDLRFSVTHARGMVAVAIAEGVEIGVDVEPANRRAESMKLAQRFFAPEETSLLRALDGAARRDAFFAIWTLKEAVVKATGEGLSRGLDSFTIHLDPPRMTMPDDPGAWRLEHWRRGDYHLALAGRCASWDVALVEREAGALLG